In Romboutsia lituseburensis, a genomic segment contains:
- a CDS encoding GNAT family N-acetyltransferase, with the protein MEIKFIEINENDFEDFELIAHWDNQSDIKYLIRPNFTKGKMDDIKVDSIINGFKSNGNKKIYIISCDYKKIGYISIETDFFGLYKKEKNSVWIGICIGESEYRGRGIAKQAMGYIEEISKLLNQKRIELGVFEYNKKAIELYKTMGYEKIGEHKNIVYYNGTWHSDIRMEKYI; encoded by the coding sequence ATGGAGATTAAATTTATAGAAATAAATGAAAATGACTTTGAAGATTTTGAATTAATAGCACATTGGGATAATCAAAGTGATATAAAATACCTTATTAGACCTAATTTTACAAAGGGTAAAATGGATGATATAAAAGTAGATAGTATAATAAATGGATTTAAATCAAATGGTAATAAGAAGATATATATAATATCGTGTGATTATAAAAAGATTGGGTATATTAGTATAGAAACAGACTTTTTTGGATTGTACAAAAAAGAAAAAAACAGTGTATGGATTGGTATATGTATAGGAGAGTCTGAATATAGAGGTAGAGGTATAGCAAAACAGGCTATGGGATATATAGAAGAAATTAGTAAGCTGCTAAACCAGAAGCGAATTGAATTAGGTGTATTTGAATATAATAAAAAAGCAATTGAATTATATAAAACAATGGGATATGAAAAAATAGGTGAGCATAAAAACATTGTGTACTATAATGGTACATGGCATAGTGATATAAGAATGGAAAAATACATATAG
- a CDS encoding NUMOD3 domain-containing DNA-binding protein, whose product MFNLYRHKDYKDKYGLYYVYIHVYKNQVIYVGKGSRARGRDFANRDSKYKEYINQIGKNNVTTYIIEESFDEELMIQLEQLVHELILDEGYELFSKPQFGKYGCLKGRTFSEETKSKLSKVRTGKKHNQVAKDKIGNARRGATSTLRRNVVQLALDSTFINEYENIRELDELGFHNSAIVMCCKGQRNKHKGYKWMYKEDYALINANEKAL is encoded by the coding sequence ATGTTCAATTTATATAGACATAAAGATTATAAAGATAAGTACGGATTATATTATGTATACATTCACGTATATAAAAATCAAGTTATATATGTAGGTAAAGGAAGTAGAGCAAGAGGTAGAGATTTTGCAAATAGAGATAGTAAATATAAAGAATACATAAATCAAATAGGCAAAAATAATGTAACTACATATATAATAGAAGAAAGTTTTGACGAAGAATTAATGATACAGTTGGAACAACTTGTCCACGAACTGATTTTGGATGAAGGATATGAATTATTTAGTAAGCCACAATTTGGGAAGTATGGATGCTTAAAAGGAAGGACTTTTTCAGAAGAAACAAAGTCTAAGTTATCTAAAGTAAGAACGGGTAAAAAGCATAACCAAGTAGCAAAAGATAAAATAGGGAATGCTCGTAGGGGGGCAACTTCTACATTAAGAAGAAATGTAGTCCAATTGGCATTAGATAGCACTTTCATAAATGAGTACGAAAATATAAGGGAATTAGATGAACTAGGATTTCATAATTCGGCAATAGTGATGTGTTGTAAGGGACAAAGAAATAAACACAAGGGATATAAATGGATGTATAAAGAGGATTATGCTTTAATTAATGCTAATGAAAAGGCACTATAA
- a CDS encoding GNAT family N-acetyltransferase, which translates to MEYRIFLSLEEYCEIDGVLNINPKIVKDNEDEEDYEYEREDIGEIDAYILPKTDGTYENVFENVNAISDAAIELLDVFKDKSEAGDIKLDVYKNLFKEVNCYIDKIEIIEDERRKGYGSKALDELFKILKGFGVSGVYLIAKSKFIEGDDLNRFYEEKGFSLVHKNYNDGKLINTFMFKYLD; encoded by the coding sequence ATGGAATATAGGATATTTTTATCGTTAGAGGAGTATTGTGAAATAGATGGCGTGCTAAATATTAATCCAAAGATAGTAAAAGACAACGAAGATGAAGAAGATTATGAGTACGAACGTGAAGATATTGGTGAAATAGACGCATATATATTACCAAAGACTGACGGAACTTATGAGAATGTATTTGAAAATGTAAATGCTATATCTGATGCTGCTATTGAATTATTAGATGTATTTAAAGATAAATCAGAAGCAGGAGATATAAAATTAGATGTATATAAAAATTTATTTAAAGAAGTTAATTGCTATATAGATAAAATTGAAATTATTGAAGACGAGCGACGTAAAGGATACGGAAGTAAAGCACTAGACGAACTATTTAAGATACTAAAAGGATTTGGAGTATCAGGCGTTTATTTAATAGCTAAATCAAAATTTATAGAAGGTGATGACTTAAATAGATTTTATGAAGAAAAAGGATTTAGTCTTGTACATAAGAATTATAACGATGGTAAATTAATAAATACATTTATGTTCAAATATTTAGATTAG
- a CDS encoding phage regulatory protein/antirepressor Ant, whose amino-acid sequence MQQLISSKDIKIIEVNEVQVVSSREIASNFRKEHSKVIRSIEEIIEQMDTSSQNWRHLFIESLYEDSYKREQKEYLITKSGFSLLAMGFTGKKALQWKLKYIDTFNKMEQIIKDNLQQQIEVNEPLVIFARAVMKSSDTTDMNTFAKLLNSKDLKINGKEIGQKKLFAFLRDNGILMKNNQPYQIYVNRKYFKYNKVETPKGFVNQTVLLGKGEVAITKLIKKKMDEYELNNMTDRLA is encoded by the coding sequence ATGCAACAATTAATAAGTAGTAAAGACATAAAAATAATTGAGGTTAATGAAGTACAAGTGGTTTCTTCAAGAGAGATTGCTAGTAACTTTAGAAAAGAGCATTCAAAAGTAATAAGAAGTATTGAAGAGATTATAGAGCAAATGGATACATCAAGCCAAAATTGGCGACATCTTTTTATAGAGAGTTTATATGAAGATAGTTATAAAAGAGAGCAAAAAGAGTATCTTATAACAAAGAGTGGATTTAGTTTATTGGCTATGGGGTTCACAGGAAAGAAAGCATTGCAATGGAAACTAAAATATATAGATACTTTCAATAAAATGGAACAAATAATAAAAGATAACTTGCAACAACAAATAGAAGTAAATGAACCTCTAGTAATATTTGCAAGAGCAGTAATGAAATCTAGTGATACAACAGATATGAATACATTTGCTAAATTGTTAAATAGTAAGGATTTAAAGATAAATGGAAAAGAAATTGGTCAAAAGAAATTATTTGCATTTTTAAGGGATAATGGGATATTAATGAAAAATAATCAACCTTATCAAATTTATGTTAATAGAAAATATTTCAAATATAATAAGGTAGAAACACCTAAAGGGTTTGTAAATCAAACAGTTTTACTTGGTAAAGGTGAAGTAGCTATAACAAAGTTAATAAAGAAAAAAATGGATGAATATGAATTAAATAATATGACTGACAGATTAGCATAA
- a CDS encoding DUF2326 domain-containing protein, producing MIRKKIEEKENNSSKKVEEHNNVEKKKEIEDILNHYFNELTTKIIGEPFAIVLNNNEDGFPIKIIGMNGKPGTGIKKAMITCFDLAHIDLIIEKNYHMPRFEIHDKLENIDLKELRNIVEQTRNFKGQYVFPILKDRISELGIKPEEIVLRLSNEEKFFLI from the coding sequence ATGATAAGAAAGAAGATAGAAGAAAAAGAAAATAATTCTAGTAAAAAGGTTGAAGAGCATAACAATGTAGAAAAGAAAAAAGAGATTGAAGATATTTTAAATCATTACTTTAATGAACTTACAACCAAAATAATTGGAGAACCATTTGCGATAGTATTAAACAACAATGAAGATGGGTTTCCTATAAAGATAATTGGTATGAATGGTAAGCCAGGAACAGGGATAAAGAAAGCAATGATTACTTGCTTTGATTTAGCACATATAGATTTGATTATTGAGAAAAACTATCATATGCCAAGATTTGAGATACACGATAAGTTAGAGAATATTGACTTAAAAGAGTTAAGGAATATCGTGGAGCAAACACGTAACTTTAAGGGACAGTATGTATTCCCAATACTTAAGGATAGAATTAGTGAATTGGGAATAAAGCCAGAGGAAATAGTATTAAGACTTTCAAATGAAGAAAAGTTCTTTTTAATATAA
- a CDS encoding site-specific integrase, giving the protein MQLKDAIEEFLLELDIRGASKETIRSYRNSLKTFSKYMCDSTKLDNIKAIHIKEFAKFNKDRGLKMKSQNGYISSIRALYTYLVDEEIVSKNLGFAVKLVNANDKKEDRRKRK; this is encoded by the coding sequence ATGCAATTAAAAGATGCTATTGAGGAATTTTTACTTGAATTAGACATAAGAGGTGCAAGTAAAGAAACCATAAGAAGTTATAGGAACTCTCTTAAAACATTCAGTAAATATATGTGTGATAGTACAAAATTAGATAACATTAAAGCTATTCATATTAAGGAGTTTGCAAAGTTCAATAAGGATAGAGGATTAAAGATGAAAAGTCAAAATGGATATATTTCTTCAATTAGAGCCTTATACACATATTTAGTGGATGAAGAAATTGTATCTAAGAATTTAGGTTTTGCAGTTAAGTTAGTCAATGCAAATGATAAGAAAGAAGATAGAAGAAAAAGAAAATAA
- a CDS encoding ABC-F family ATP-binding cassette domain-containing protein: protein MLQVTNVGLRFGDKELFKDVNLKFTKGNCYGIIGANGAGKSTFLKILAGDIEANTGSISITEKERMSVLRQDHFKYEENTVLDVVIMGHERLYAIMKEKDALYMKEDFSEEDGIKAAELEGEFAELDGWDAETNAERLLMGLGIPKELHYKQMKELVGGEKVKVLLAQALFGKPEILIMDEPTNHLDFQSINWLNEFIMGLEDSIVIVVSHDRHFLNQICTNIVDVDFGKIQMYVGNYDFWYESSQLALQLAKDQNKKAEEKIAQLKEFIARFSSNASKAKQATSRKKQLDKIELDEIQPSRRRYPYVGFTPEREIGNEVLEVEGLTKTVDGVKVLDNVSFRLDKEDKVAFMGDEIAITTLFNIIMGEDTADEGTFKWGVTTSQSYLPKNHNQYFDGIEYSLVDWLRQYSEEKSESFIRGFLGRMLFSGEEALKQSQVLSGGEKVRCMLSKLMLSNANVLVLDDPTNHLDLESITSVNKGLEKFPGVLIFNSHDHEMIQTLANRIIEITPNGLMDRKTTLDEYLENKDIQKQLKEMYGNTK from the coding sequence ATGTTACAAGTTACAAATGTTGGACTTAGATTTGGTGATAAAGAGTTATTCAAAGATGTTAACTTAAAATTCACTAAAGGTAATTGTTACGGGATAATAGGAGCTAATGGTGCAGGAAAATCTACTTTCCTTAAAATATTAGCTGGTGATATAGAAGCAAATACAGGAAGTATTTCAATAACAGAAAAGGAAAGAATGTCAGTTCTTAGACAGGATCACTTCAAATATGAAGAAAATACTGTATTGGATGTAGTTATAATGGGTCATGAAAGACTTTATGCTATAATGAAAGAAAAAGACGCATTATACATGAAAGAAGATTTCTCAGAAGAAGATGGTATAAAAGCTGCTGAACTTGAAGGTGAGTTTGCTGAACTTGACGGATGGGATGCAGAAACTAATGCAGAAAGATTATTAATGGGTCTTGGAATACCTAAAGAATTACATTATAAACAAATGAAAGAATTAGTTGGTGGAGAAAAGGTAAAAGTGTTATTAGCTCAAGCACTATTTGGTAAGCCTGAAATACTAATAATGGATGAACCTACAAACCACTTAGACTTCCAATCTATAAACTGGTTAAATGAGTTTATAATGGGTCTAGAAGATTCTATCGTAATAGTTGTATCGCATGATAGACATTTCTTAAATCAAATATGTACAAACATAGTTGATGTTGACTTTGGTAAGATACAAATGTATGTAGGTAACTACGATTTCTGGTATGAATCAAGTCAATTAGCTTTACAATTAGCTAAAGATCAAAATAAAAAAGCTGAAGAAAAAATAGCTCAATTAAAAGAGTTCATCGCAAGATTCAGTTCAAATGCATCTAAAGCAAAGCAAGCTACATCTAGAAAGAAACAATTAGACAAGATAGAACTAGATGAAATACAACCATCAAGAAGAAGATATCCATATGTTGGATTTACTCCTGAAAGAGAAATCGGTAATGAAGTTTTAGAAGTTGAAGGATTAACTAAAACTGTAGATGGCGTTAAAGTTTTAGATAATGTATCTTTCAGATTAGATAAAGAAGATAAAGTAGCATTTATGGGTGATGAAATAGCTATAACTACTTTATTCAACATAATAATGGGAGAAGATACAGCAGATGAAGGTACTTTCAAATGGGGAGTAACTACATCTCAATCATATCTTCCTAAAAATCATAACCAATACTTCGATGGAATAGAATATTCATTAGTTGACTGGTTAAGACAATACTCAGAAGAAAAGAGTGAAAGTTTTATAAGAGGATTCCTAGGTAGAATGTTATTCTCTGGAGAAGAAGCTTTAAAGCAATCTCAAGTTTTATCTGGGGGAGAAAAAGTTAGATGTATGTTATCTAAGTTAATGTTATCAAATGCTAACGTATTAGTTTTAGATGACCCAACTAACCACTTAGACTTAGAATCAATAACTTCTGTAAATAAAGGTTTAGAAAAGTTCCCAGGAGTATTAATATTTAACTCTCATGACCACGAGATGATACAAACTCTTGCAAATAGAATAATAGAAATAACTCCAAATGGATTAATGGATAGAAAAACTACTCTTGATGAGTACTTAGAAAATAAGGATATACAAAAACAATTAAAAGAAATGTATGGAAATACAAAGTAA
- a CDS encoding molybdopterin-binding protein, with amino-acid sequence MKKIKTVDAIGHILCHDITKIVPGKFKGRAFKKGHVVKEEDIEVLLSMGKDNLYVWEKIDGLVHENDAAVVLKDLTAGKNLEFSEIKEGKIDFIANTYGLLKVDVDTLLKLNLIDDIVLSTLHNNFVVKKGLKVAGTRVIPLLIDAKKLIEAKEVVKAKKIVDVIKFKPKKVAIVTTGNEIYHKRIVDKFGPVIKEKVEKFGCQVIGQAICSDDKYMIKNAINDFINQGAELICCTGGMSVDPDDVTPTAIKESGAEIVTYGAPILPGAMFLLAYNKDIPIMGIPGCAMYNKTTVFDVILPRVLIDEKLTKVDIVKYGHGGLCMSCEVCTYPSCNFAKI; translated from the coding sequence ATGAAGAAAATAAAGACAGTAGATGCTATCGGACATATATTATGTCATGACATTACAAAAATAGTACCAGGAAAATTTAAAGGTAGAGCTTTTAAAAAGGGGCATGTAGTAAAAGAAGAAGATATAGAAGTTTTATTATCTATGGGAAAAGACAACTTATATGTATGGGAAAAAATTGATGGCCTTGTTCATGAAAATGATGCAGCAGTTGTTTTAAAGGACTTAACAGCCGGAAAAAATTTAGAATTTAGTGAAATTAAAGAAGGTAAGATAGACTTCATAGCAAATACATATGGGTTATTAAAAGTAGATGTTGACACATTATTAAAATTAAATTTAATAGATGATATAGTGTTATCTACGTTACATAATAATTTTGTAGTTAAGAAAGGACTAAAAGTTGCAGGCACAAGAGTCATACCTTTACTTATTGATGCAAAAAAATTAATAGAAGCTAAAGAAGTTGTAAAAGCTAAAAAAATAGTAGATGTAATTAAATTTAAACCAAAGAAAGTAGCAATAGTAACAACTGGGAATGAGATCTATCATAAAAGAATAGTAGATAAATTTGGACCAGTTATAAAAGAAAAAGTTGAAAAATTTGGATGCCAAGTTATAGGGCAAGCAATATGTTCTGATGATAAATACATGATAAAAAATGCTATAAATGATTTTATAAATCAAGGCGCAGAACTTATATGTTGTACAGGTGGAATGAGCGTTGATCCAGATGATGTTACTCCAACTGCTATAAAGGAAAGTGGAGCAGAAATAGTTACATATGGAGCACCAATACTTCCAGGTGCTATGTTTTTACTTGCATATAATAAAGATATACCAATAATGGGTATACCTGGGTGTGCAATGTACAACAAAACAACAGTATTTGATGTCATATTACCTAGGGTATTAATAGACGAGAAATTAACAAAAGTAGATATAGTAAAATATGGGCATGGTGGACTTTGTATGAGTTGTGAAGTATGTACTTATCCATCTTGTAATTTTGCTAAAATATAA
- the mocA gene encoding molybdenum cofactor cytidylyltransferase, with amino-acid sequence MINNKITAIIMASGLSTRMGANKLLLNYKNEPIIQYVFEAVKNCLFYEVIVISQYNEIKKISKNYEFKYVHNEKPYIGQSESIKLGILNSKPCDGYMFFVGDQPLVDEIYIKNMISAFYKNLDYIIIPKCKNKTGNPVIFPFSKKEELLKLKNDEKGKKIINKTSNIKYIEVPESMLFDIDTKEDYKKLEV; translated from the coding sequence TTGATAAACAATAAAATAACAGCCATTATAATGGCATCCGGTTTATCTACTAGAATGGGTGCTAATAAGTTATTATTAAATTACAAGAATGAACCTATAATACAATATGTATTTGAAGCAGTTAAAAATTGCTTATTTTATGAGGTAATTGTCATAAGTCAATATAATGAAATAAAAAAGATTAGCAAAAACTATGAATTTAAATATGTGCATAATGAAAAACCTTATATAGGTCAGAGTGAATCTATAAAGCTAGGAATTTTAAATAGCAAGCCTTGTGACGGATACATGTTTTTTGTTGGAGATCAGCCCTTAGTAGACGAAATATACATAAAGAATATGATTTCTGCTTTCTATAAAAATCTAGATTATATAATAATTCCTAAATGTAAAAATAAAACTGGAAATCCTGTCATATTTCCTTTTTCTAAAAAAGAAGAATTATTAAAATTAAAAAATGATGAAAAGGGTAAAAAAATAATAAATAAAACTTCTAATATAAAGTATATAGAAGTTCCAGAAAGTATGTTATTTGATATAGACACGAAAGAAGACTACAAAAAATTAGAGGTGTAA